The genomic DNA TTTCACTGATGAAATTCATCCGTGAATTGGATAGCAAAATGGAATTCCTTGAAATGGATGAAGATATGGCAACACGCTACTTGAACGAAGGATTCTCAGGTGGAGAGAAAAAACGTAACGAAATTCTTCAGCTAATGATGTTGAAACCTAAATTTGCTATCCTCGATGAAATTGACTCTGGTCTTGACATCGATGCATTGAAAGTTGTTTCAAAAGGAATCAACGAAATGCGCGGCGAAGAATTCGGTTGCCTAATCATCACACACTACCAACGTTTGCTTGACTACATTACACCAGATCACGTTCACGTGATGATGCAAGGTCGCGTAGTGAAATCTGGCGGTGCTGAATTAGCACACAAACTAGAAGAGCAAGGTTACGACTGGATTAAAGAAGAACTCGGTATTGAAGACGAGACTGTTGGGCAGGAAGCTTAAGAAAGGGGGACGATTCAAAATGACGGTTGAAACGAAATTGGCATTGACCGAACAGGACGTCCGCGCCTATTCCGCTAAAGTGAATGAAGCCGATTGGATGGCAGATTTCCGTGTGGATGCATTAGCGAAAGTGGAACAACTTCCGATGCCAAAGCCAGATAAAACAAAGATCGATAACTGGAATTTCACTGAGTTCCCAGTTCATGCAGTAGAATCTGCAACGTATGCTTCATTGGACGAGCTACCTGCAGAAGCACTCGCACTTGTGGATGCGGAGCAACAAAAAAATATATATGTTCAGCATAATAATACACCTGCATACTTGTCGTTATCCGATGAGTTAACAGCACAAGGTGTCATTATGACGGATATCTTCACAGCGTCACGCGAGCACAGCGAGCTTGTGAAAAAGTATTTCATGACAGACGGCGTAAAAGTGAACGAGCATAAGTTGACTGCACTTCATGCAGCACTTATGAACGGTGGCGTTTTCGTCTATGTTCCGAAAAACGTTGTTGTGGAAGACCCACTACAAGTATTGTTCTTACATGACGATGCGCAAGCCTCTCTCTTCAATCACGTGATTGTTGTGGCGGAGAAAAATAGTTCAGTAACTTATGTTGAGAACTATTTGTCGACGGTAACTGAGGCAAAAGGTTTGGCAAATATCATTACTGAAGTCTTCACAGGCGATAACGCAAAAATCACTTACGGTGCAGTAGATGTACTTGCAGAAGGTTTCACAACGTATGTGAACCGTCGTGGTGTAACGGGTCGCGATAGCCGTATTGAGTGGGCGCTTGGGCTGATGAATGACAGTGATACAATCTCTGAAAATATCACACATCTTGTGGGCGACAACTCTTCTTGTGATATGAAATCAGTTGTAGTTGGACGTGGTAAACAACGCCAAAACTTCACATCTGAAATCGTACACTGGGGACTTGACACAGATGGCTTTATCTTGAAACATGGTGTAATGAAAGAGTCTGCATCGTCGATTTTCAATGGTATCGGAAGAATTGCAAAAGGCGCAACGCGTTCAAATGCAGTTCAAGAGTCACGTGTGTTGATGTTAAGTGAAAAGGCACGTGGAGACGCGAACCCAATTCTTTTGATTGATGAAGATGATGTAACTGCAGGACACGCAGCATCTGTTGGGCGTGTAGATCCATTGCAATTGTATTACTTAATGAGCCGAGGAATTTCACAACATGAAGCAGAACGTCTCGTCATCCATGGTTTCCTTGCGCCAGTCGTCAGCAAACTGCCGATTGAAGGCGTTAAGAAACAATTGACGGAGGTTATTGAAGGGAAAGTGCGCTAATGCTGAATAAAGACATCCGCAACCATTTTCCGATTCTAGACCAGGAAATTAACGGGCATCCACTCGTTTATTTAGATAGTGCCGCGACTTCTCAAAAGCCGCGGCAAGTAATAGAAGCGATTAGTAACTATTACAACCTCGATAATTCGAATGTTCACCGCGGTGTGCATACACTCGGCAACCGAGCGACGGAAGGTTATGAAGGTGCGCGCGAAAAGGTGCGTAAATTCATCAATGCGAAGTCAACGGAAGAAGTGATCTTTGTACGTGGGACAACAACAGCACTGAACACGATCGCACAAAGTTATGGGCGAGCGAATGTTGGTGAAGGTGATGAAATTGTCATTACGTACATGGAACACCATTCGAATATCATTCCATGGCAACAGCTGGCGAAAGAAAAAGGAGCAGTGTTGAAATACGTCGACCTTGAGGAAGACGGAACATTGTCGCTTGAAAAAGTTCGTGCAGTCATTACAGATCGAACAAAAATCGTGTCGATTATGTACGTCTCGAACGTACTCGGTACGATGAACCCGATTAAAGAAATCACGGAAATTGCGCATGCACACGGCGCTGTGATGGTTGTAGACGGTGCACAAGCTGCGCCACATTTGAAAATAGATGTTCAGCAGCTTGACTGTGATTTCTTTGCTTTCTCAGGCCACAAAATGTGTGGACCAACAGGCATCGGTGTGTTATACGGCAAGAAAGATTTGCTTAATAACATGGAGCCTATCGAATTCGGTGGAGAGATGATTGATTTCGTTGGCTTGTATGAATCGACGTGGAAAGAGCTTCCTTGGAAATTTGAAGGAGGTACACCAATCATTGCGGGAGCAATTGGTCTAGGTGCTGCGATAGATTTTCTTGAGGAAATCGGTTTAGATAACATTGAACGGCATGAGCATGAACTAGCCGGCTATGCCATGGAACGTATGGCGGAACTGGATGGGCTAGATATTTACGGTCCACTAGATCCTGCAAAACGTGCGGGACTGGTCACTTTCAATTTGAAAGAGGTTCATCCGCATGACGTCGCAACAGTGCTCGACATGAACGGCATTGCCGTTAGAGCGGGACACCACTGTGCGCAGCCGCTCATGAAGTGGTTGGATGTATCAGCCACTGCACGCGCCAGCTTCTATCTTTACAATACAGAAGACGACGTGGATCGCTTCGTGAACGGACTCCGCATTGCAAAGGAGTATTTCACAGATGTCTACTAATAAGTTAGATCAGTTATATCGTTCGGTCATTATGGATCATTATAAAAACCCAAGAAATAAGGGTGTCATCGAAGAAAGTAACGTGACGATTGACATGAACAATCCAACATGTGGAGATGTCATTCATTTGACACTCCAAATGGATGGCGATGTCGTTCGACATGCGAAATTTGAAGGTGAAGGCTGCTCGATTTCCATGGCATCTGCTTCAATGATGACGCAAATTGTTCAAGGGAAAAGTGCAGAAGAAGCCGTAAAATTAGCACATGTTTTTTCGGACATGATGCTTGGCAAAGAAGTTGACGAAAGCATCGACCTCGGGGATATTGAAGCACTTTCGGGTGTTGCCAAATTCCCTGCGCGCATCAAGTGTGCGACACTTGCGTGGAAGGCGATGGAAAAGGGAGTCGGACAGGACTCCGAATAATAGAACGGAGGAATAATGATGGCAAAAAAGATGCCGGAAATCGGCGATTATAAATATGGTTTCCATGACAAAGACGTATCTGTTTTCCGTTCAGAACGCGGCTTGACGCGCGAAATCGTTGAAGAGATTTCACGCATGAAAGACGAACCTGAATGGATGTTGAACTACC from Sporosarcina sp. FSL K6-1522 includes the following:
- the sufC gene encoding Fe-S cluster assembly ATPase SufC, whose amino-acid sequence is MAILEIKGLHVEIEGKEILKGVDLTINTNEIHAIMGPNGTGKSTLASAIMGHPKYEVTAGTVTLDGEDVLEMEVDERAQAGIFLAMQYPSEITGVTNADFLRSAINAQREEGDEISLMKFIRELDSKMEFLEMDEDMATRYLNEGFSGGEKKRNEILQLMMLKPKFAILDEIDSGLDIDALKVVSKGINEMRGEEFGCLIITHYQRLLDYITPDHVHVMMQGRVVKSGGAELAHKLEEQGYDWIKEELGIEDETVGQEA
- the sufD gene encoding Fe-S cluster assembly protein SufD, coding for MTVETKLALTEQDVRAYSAKVNEADWMADFRVDALAKVEQLPMPKPDKTKIDNWNFTEFPVHAVESATYASLDELPAEALALVDAEQQKNIYVQHNNTPAYLSLSDELTAQGVIMTDIFTASREHSELVKKYFMTDGVKVNEHKLTALHAALMNGGVFVYVPKNVVVEDPLQVLFLHDDAQASLFNHVIVVAEKNSSVTYVENYLSTVTEAKGLANIITEVFTGDNAKITYGAVDVLAEGFTTYVNRRGVTGRDSRIEWALGLMNDSDTISENITHLVGDNSSCDMKSVVVGRGKQRQNFTSEIVHWGLDTDGFILKHGVMKESASSIFNGIGRIAKGATRSNAVQESRVLMLSEKARGDANPILLIDEDDVTAGHAASVGRVDPLQLYYLMSRGISQHEAERLVIHGFLAPVVSKLPIEGVKKQLTEVIEGKVR
- a CDS encoding cysteine desulfurase, which gives rise to MLNKDIRNHFPILDQEINGHPLVYLDSAATSQKPRQVIEAISNYYNLDNSNVHRGVHTLGNRATEGYEGAREKVRKFINAKSTEEVIFVRGTTTALNTIAQSYGRANVGEGDEIVITYMEHHSNIIPWQQLAKEKGAVLKYVDLEEDGTLSLEKVRAVITDRTKIVSIMYVSNVLGTMNPIKEITEIAHAHGAVMVVDGAQAAPHLKIDVQQLDCDFFAFSGHKMCGPTGIGVLYGKKDLLNNMEPIEFGGEMIDFVGLYESTWKELPWKFEGGTPIIAGAIGLGAAIDFLEEIGLDNIERHEHELAGYAMERMAELDGLDIYGPLDPAKRAGLVTFNLKEVHPHDVATVLDMNGIAVRAGHHCAQPLMKWLDVSATARASFYLYNTEDDVDRFVNGLRIAKEYFTDVY
- the sufU gene encoding Fe-S cluster assembly sulfur transfer protein SufU, with product MSTNKLDQLYRSVIMDHYKNPRNKGVIEESNVTIDMNNPTCGDVIHLTLQMDGDVVRHAKFEGEGCSISMASASMMTQIVQGKSAEEAVKLAHVFSDMMLGKEVDESIDLGDIEALSGVAKFPARIKCATLAWKAMEKGVGQDSE